The following are from one region of the Paenibacillus sabinae T27 genome:
- a CDS encoding bifunctional DedA family/phosphatase PAP2 family protein, whose product MNTVTVWLEQYGYGVIIIALLLEMLALPLPGEMLMSYTGLFVFEGKLNGPLSILSASAGVTAGITLSYWIGYRLGQPFVHKYGDRVHLGEEQLLKMNVWFEKYGDKLLFFAYFIPGVRHITGYFCGVTRMPFRKYAIYAYSGAIFWVSLFISLGRVLGPKWEAYHQTVNRYMILFGIGSALLTVLIYVVRKYRQRMLAVLMDWLALAVRRFHSLGKVRFLVLSSFAAFVLFVSLMLGLIQDFLAREFNQFDEVASYIVLSVFGPDWQNLMNIFALLGTVYLYGPLIAITAVWIMLSARQKLLELFFLFWVVVAGEALDEGLRLLFHRPGPVAAGYPIFNTFPSEETLTSISVCGFSAFLLLRHYSNNLVRISAVFAVILVALLVGISRIYFKVQFPSDVAAGYVFGGVWISLNVILLEVLRVLQTNKSFSV is encoded by the coding sequence ATGAACACAGTTACCGTGTGGCTTGAACAGTATGGCTACGGAGTCATAATTATTGCCTTATTACTTGAGATGCTCGCACTTCCTCTTCCGGGCGAAATGTTAATGAGCTACACGGGATTATTTGTCTTTGAAGGGAAATTGAACGGGCCATTAAGCATCTTGTCCGCAAGTGCCGGTGTAACCGCAGGCATTACGCTTTCTTACTGGATCGGCTACAGGCTTGGACAGCCCTTCGTCCACAAATACGGGGATCGCGTCCATCTGGGTGAAGAGCAGCTTCTGAAAATGAATGTGTGGTTTGAGAAATATGGAGACAAGCTGTTGTTCTTCGCCTATTTTATACCCGGGGTCAGACACATTACAGGGTATTTTTGCGGGGTAACCCGTATGCCTTTTCGAAAATATGCAATTTACGCGTATTCCGGCGCCATTTTCTGGGTCAGCTTGTTCATTTCGCTTGGCAGGGTGCTGGGCCCGAAATGGGAGGCTTATCACCAAACCGTGAACCGCTATATGATCCTGTTCGGGATCGGTTCGGCTTTGCTGACCGTGCTGATCTATGTGGTCCGGAAGTATAGACAGCGCATGCTGGCGGTGCTTATGGACTGGCTTGCGCTAGCAGTTCGGCGCTTCCATTCGCTCGGCAAGGTCAGATTTCTGGTGCTGTCCTCATTTGCCGCCTTTGTGCTGTTTGTGTCCTTGATGCTGGGTCTCATCCAGGATTTTCTGGCGCGGGAGTTTAACCAATTCGACGAGGTTGCTTCTTACATCGTTCTCTCGGTGTTTGGCCCCGATTGGCAGAACCTTATGAACATCTTTGCCCTTCTGGGTACGGTCTACCTGTACGGGCCGCTCATCGCCATAACGGCGGTATGGATTATGCTTAGTGCCCGGCAAAAGCTGCTGGAGCTGTTCTTCTTGTTCTGGGTTGTTGTCGCCGGGGAAGCGCTGGATGAAGGGCTGCGCCTGCTTTTTCATCGTCCGGGTCCGGTTGCGGCCGGTTATCCCATTTTCAACACCTTCCCTAGTGAAGAAACCTTGACTTCGATCAGCGTGTGCGGCTTTTCCGCTTTTTTGCTGCTCCGTCATTATAGTAATAATCTCGTCCGAATCTCGGCCGTGTTCGCCGTCATACTTGTCGCTCTCCTGGTAGGGATCAGCCGGATTTATTTTAAAGTCCAATTCCCGAGCGACGTTGCGGCTGGCTATGTCTTTGGCGGGGTGTGGATCAGCCTGAATGTCATCTTGCTGGAGGTTCTGCGGGTGCTTCAAACAAATAAAAGCTTCTCGGTCTGA
- a CDS encoding DedA family protein yields the protein MHQFLAWISETALHLVNTMGIWGIWIGMILESACIPIPSEVIMLSGGWLAARGSLSFAGVVAAGVIGNLIGSLIAYYVGATGGRRLLERYGKYILFNAHHLEQAERWFARYGESTVLFTRMLPFIRTFISFPAGIAGMKMWRFAVFTLLGCIPWDLALVYIGYKLGGNWSIVEQYLRPVSYAVCAAVLLLLVWWLVRRRKERTV from the coding sequence ATGCACCAGTTCCTGGCCTGGATATCCGAGACGGCGCTTCATTTGGTAAATACGATGGGAATATGGGGGATATGGATCGGGATGATTCTGGAGAGCGCCTGTATTCCGATTCCCAGCGAGGTTATTATGCTTAGCGGCGGTTGGCTGGCTGCCCGAGGCTCGCTTTCTTTTGCAGGAGTAGTTGCCGCAGGGGTAATCGGAAATCTCATCGGCTCGCTGATCGCTTATTATGTTGGAGCGACCGGAGGAAGGCGATTGCTGGAGAGGTACGGAAAATACATCCTGTTCAATGCGCATCATCTGGAGCAAGCGGAGCGATGGTTCGCCCGTTATGGAGAGAGCACGGTTTTGTTTACCCGGATGCTGCCCTTCATTCGCACCTTTATCTCCTTTCCGGCGGGTATTGCGGGAATGAAGATGTGGAGATTTGCCGTGTTCACCTTACTTGGCTGCATCCCGTGGGATCTGGCCCTTGTCTACATAGGCTACAAACTGGGCGGAAACTGGAGTATAGTGGAGCAGTACCTCCGTCCGGTCAGTTATGCGGTCTGCGCAGCCGTTCTGCTGCTCCTCGTATGGTGGCTGGTACGGAGAAGAAAGGAACGGACGGTTTAA
- a CDS encoding response regulator transcription factor, with protein MERTILIVEDEPSIAELQRDYLEMSGYRTEIAVDGEEGLELSLTGKFELIVLDVMLPKLNGFEVCKKIREELDIPVLMVTARREDIDIIRGLGLGADDYITKPFKPAELVARVKAHLARYDRLKGRRSSTNELEVREIRLDPDSRRAFVRDREVTLTTKEFDLLYFLALHPNRVFSKDQLFERLWGVDSFGDTQTVTVHIRKLREKIEVDSANPVYIETLWGAGYRFRS; from the coding sequence ATGGAGCGAACGATACTGATTGTTGAAGACGAGCCTTCGATTGCCGAGCTGCAGCGGGATTATTTGGAGATGAGTGGATACCGGACCGAAATCGCCGTGGATGGAGAAGAAGGGCTGGAGCTGAGCCTTACCGGCAAATTTGAATTGATCGTGCTGGATGTTATGCTGCCCAAACTGAACGGATTCGAGGTCTGCAAAAAAATCCGCGAAGAGCTGGATATCCCCGTCCTGATGGTCACCGCAAGACGCGAGGACATTGACATCATCCGGGGCCTCGGGCTCGGAGCGGATGATTATATTACTAAGCCCTTCAAGCCCGCGGAGCTTGTAGCGAGAGTGAAGGCCCATCTTGCCCGGTATGACCGTCTGAAGGGACGCAGATCCTCCACCAATGAGCTGGAGGTCAGGGAGATCCGGCTTGACCCGGACAGCCGCCGCGCATTTGTGAGGGACCGGGAGGTAACGCTGACCACGAAGGAATTCGACCTGCTGTATTTTTTGGCCTTGCATCCCAACCGGGTATTCAGCAAGGATCAGCTCTTCGAGCGATTATGGGGCGTGGATTCGTTCGGGGATACCCAGACGGTAACCGTGCATATCCGCAAGCTCCGCGAAAAAATTGAAGTGGACTCGGCAAATCCGGTATATATCGAAACCCTGTGGGGCGCCGGGTACCGCTTCCGGTCCTGA
- a CDS encoding ABC transporter permease, producing MLLYFKYLSILFRSQMQYRTSFWLLTFGQLLLPFAVFAGLYFLFSRFGELQGWSFFEAALCFGVIHMAFSLSECFVRGFDMFSSLVVSGEFDRLLVRPRSTVVQVLGSKFEFTRFGRLVQSAAVLGWALRNLPIAWTPLKALTLLMMVAGGILIFSGIFILNATLCFWTVQGLEVGNVLTDGGREMAQYPLNIYHKRVTLFFTFIIPFGCVSYLPLLFLLGRAEGHGLLYALLPLTSILFLLPCLAVWQIGVRHYRSTGS from the coding sequence ATGCTTCTCTATTTCAAGTATCTGTCGATTCTGTTCCGCTCCCAGATGCAATACCGGACGTCCTTCTGGCTGCTGACTTTCGGGCAACTTCTCCTCCCTTTTGCGGTCTTTGCCGGATTGTACTTTCTTTTCTCCCGGTTCGGGGAGCTTCAGGGCTGGAGCTTCTTTGAAGCGGCGCTCTGCTTCGGCGTCATTCACATGGCCTTCTCTCTGAGCGAATGCTTTGTCCGGGGATTCGACATGTTCTCCTCCCTCGTGGTGAGCGGGGAGTTCGACCGCCTGCTGGTGCGCCCGCGAAGCACAGTCGTCCAGGTGCTGGGAAGCAAATTCGAGTTCACCCGCTTCGGACGGCTCGTGCAAAGCGCCGCTGTGCTGGGGTGGGCCCTCAGGAACCTGCCGATTGCCTGGACGCCTCTGAAGGCGCTGACCCTGCTGATGATGGTCGCGGGCGGCATCCTCATTTTTTCAGGTATCTTCATCCTGAACGCAACTTTATGTTTCTGGACGGTTCAGGGGCTTGAGGTAGGCAATGTGCTAACCGATGGCGGCCGGGAAATGGCGCAGTATCCGTTGAACATCTATCATAAGCGGGTCACGCTCTTCTTCACCTTCATCATTCCGTTTGGCTGCGTCAGCTATCTGCCTCTGCTCTTTCTCCTGGGCCGGGCGGAAGGACATGGCCTCCTCTATGCGCTGCTGCCTTTGACCAGTATTCTGTTTCTTCTTCCCTGCCTGGCTGTATGGCAAATCGGCGTTCGCCATTACCGCTCCACGGGTTCCTAA
- a CDS encoding DUF6803 family protein, translating to MSMTHYMSLLADNQPWNLIIFMAIPVIFAETITVTEFFILFGKNTHGALRSFNRICSILAGLYFTGVFVYLFPTAFIPLTVNGEWHTWVDVVAVSFYLSGVFFLLPLALLDLGIIARNRSAEGKMKLHFILVSGFLVVAHVAMIFGMINPEIMGGMAGMKH from the coding sequence ATGAGCATGACGCACTACATGTCCCTGCTTGCGGACAACCAACCATGGAATTTGATTATATTCATGGCCATTCCCGTGATCTTTGCCGAGACGATTACGGTAACCGAATTCTTTATTCTCTTCGGCAAAAACACGCATGGCGCGCTCAGAAGCTTTAATCGGATCTGCAGCATCCTGGCCGGACTGTACTTCACAGGAGTTTTTGTATACTTGTTCCCTACCGCGTTTATCCCGCTAACCGTAAATGGCGAATGGCATACCTGGGTGGACGTTGTCGCGGTCAGCTTCTACTTGAGCGGCGTGTTCTTCTTACTTCCTCTCGCCCTTCTGGATCTTGGCATTATCGCCCGGAACCGTTCCGCAGAAGGAAAAATGAAGCTTCACTTTATTCTCGTAAGCGGATTCCTCGTAGTAGCTCACGTCGCAATGATCTTCGGAATGATTAACCCGGAAATCATGGGGGGAATGGCCGGAATGAAGCATTAA
- a CDS encoding MFS transporter, whose product MDISNTVEVPRQSFTRLAVVLFFMEWVRGAFLVAYLPAYALEGGGLSSSIVGIAVSVHYLTDSLIKGFTGYLLDRFSARKVLHGGFALSLVGLLLMATTHDAWVLLAASACLGAGFSPIWIICMSQIREENRAQQSGILYAYWMAGLGLGPVTLNLVMGWGLSISLFIIGLFFAAGWIMAAALTLDDIAPVKRPELTVNQQLAALWDKVKKGGFLVPGMVLQTTAGGILAPFLTSFAVKHVGLSHSQLSIVLLMGGAGVIALLVPMGKWFDHIGGRWFLVIGFGIFSAALFGLTSISSFTGAMGFSLLLGCAYAALLPSWNALMACYIPEDSVGTSWGLLFSIEGLGVVIGPLIGGWLASAGNELLPFQVSASMFGLISVVYLLSPSRLFAPKERSASKSMISSS is encoded by the coding sequence ATGGATATCTCTAATACGGTGGAAGTGCCACGGCAATCCTTCACCCGTCTTGCGGTTGTCCTCTTTTTCATGGAATGGGTCAGAGGAGCCTTTCTCGTCGCTTATTTGCCTGCATATGCCCTGGAGGGAGGGGGACTGTCCTCCTCCATCGTCGGAATTGCGGTGTCCGTTCACTATTTGACCGACAGCCTGATCAAAGGCTTTACCGGTTATTTACTGGACCGGTTCTCGGCCCGAAAGGTGCTTCATGGCGGCTTCGCCCTCAGTCTGGTCGGTCTGCTGCTTATGGCAACCACTCATGACGCATGGGTTCTCCTTGCCGCTTCAGCCTGCCTCGGAGCCGGGTTCTCCCCGATCTGGATTATCTGTATGAGCCAAATCCGGGAAGAAAACCGCGCGCAGCAGTCTGGAATCTTATATGCCTACTGGATGGCGGGCCTCGGACTGGGTCCGGTCACCCTTAATCTGGTTATGGGCTGGGGCTTGTCCATTTCGCTGTTTATCATCGGCTTGTTTTTTGCCGCCGGCTGGATAATGGCCGCTGCCCTTACGCTTGATGACATAGCGCCGGTTAAACGCCCGGAGCTCACCGTTAACCAGCAGTTGGCCGCTTTATGGGACAAAGTGAAGAAGGGCGGCTTCCTTGTGCCCGGCATGGTGCTGCAGACGACAGCAGGCGGCATCTTGGCGCCATTTTTAACAAGCTTTGCGGTCAAGCATGTGGGCCTTTCGCATTCCCAGCTATCCATCGTATTGCTGATGGGCGGAGCCGGTGTAATTGCGCTTCTTGTCCCAATGGGCAAATGGTTCGATCATATCGGAGGCAGATGGTTTCTGGTGATTGGCTTCGGTATTTTTTCAGCGGCCTTATTCGGACTGACCTCAATCAGCTCCTTCACCGGGGCAATGGGATTCTCACTTCTTCTCGGTTGTGCGTATGCGGCGTTATTGCCGTCCTGGAACGCTTTGATGGCCTGCTATATTCCTGAAGACTCCGTTGGAACAAGCTGGGGCCTGCTGTTCTCCATTGAAGGGCTGGGAGTCGTTATCGGTCCCCTGATTGGAGGGTGGCTGGCAAGCGCAGGGAACGAACTGCTGCCGTTTCAGGTCAGCGCAAGTATGTTCGGATTGATCAGTGTGGTCTATCTGCTGTCACCGTCCCGGTTGTTCGCGCCCAAAGAAAGGTCTGCAAGCAAATCCATGATATCGAGCAGTTAA
- the bacA gene encoding undecaprenyl-diphosphate phosphatase: MHDYFIAIIQGIVEGLTEFLPVSSTGHLILSGALLGFTGEKADTFEIIIQLGAILAVAVIYWRRILGLLGLMKIPSGHEAGKERPKLNLLHIILACIPAMLLGCILHSFIKTYLFSPYTVLAGLVLGGIFMLVGQMRQAPVRAESIDQLSYRQAFTIGLFQCLSLWPGFSRSGATIAGGLLTGASYEAATNFSFLVAIPMMIAASGYELLKSYQTLTAADAGFFITGFLVAFVVALLAVITFLKLLEKLKLAPFAYYRFALAAIFLIYLLAQ; this comes from the coding sequence ATGCACGATTACTTTATTGCAATCATTCAGGGAATTGTAGAGGGGCTCACCGAGTTCCTGCCGGTATCATCCACTGGCCATCTTATTTTGAGCGGAGCGCTTCTCGGATTCACCGGAGAAAAAGCCGACACTTTCGAAATCATCATCCAGCTCGGAGCGATTCTGGCGGTAGCCGTCATTTATTGGCGGCGTATTCTGGGCTTGCTGGGTCTGATGAAGATTCCATCCGGACATGAAGCCGGGAAGGAGAGGCCGAAACTGAACCTTCTACATATCATCCTTGCCTGCATACCGGCGATGCTGTTAGGGTGCATCCTGCACTCCTTCATCAAGACTTACCTGTTCTCACCCTATACCGTTCTCGCGGGGCTTGTACTGGGAGGGATTTTCATGCTGGTAGGTCAAATGAGACAGGCTCCGGTACGGGCGGAGAGCATCGATCAGCTGTCGTACAGGCAGGCGTTCACAATCGGTCTCTTCCAGTGCTTGTCCCTGTGGCCGGGATTTTCCCGATCCGGAGCGACCATTGCCGGGGGCTTGCTGACGGGAGCGAGCTATGAGGCCGCAACGAATTTTTCGTTCCTGGTCGCCATCCCGATGATGATAGCCGCGAGCGGGTATGAATTGCTGAAGAGCTACCAGACGCTAACCGCAGCCGACGCCGGCTTCTTCATCACCGGATTTCTCGTAGCTTTCGTAGTCGCGCTATTGGCTGTGATCACCTTCCTGAAGCTGCTGGAAAAGCTGAAGCTGGCGCCATTTGCCTATTACCGGTTTGCGCTGGCCGCGATTTTCCTGATTTATTTGCTGGCACAATAG
- a CDS encoding MGDG synthase family glycosyltransferase: MNPNPVVLIVTSAFGDGHVKVSEAIEQSFKSRGIHRVHTVDLFAEVHPRLNELSRRFYLNRAALAQALYGLMYTKTSGIKPGRGLGRLLHSLGKRKVRKILDAMRPDVIIHTFPYLAAAEIGGEAVSGVPVFTVMTDYVLHGRWLHPNTMKYFVATESMKQSLLAEGVAEDAAVVSGIPIRPAFETWQDRERLLHKHGLNGTRRYVLLAAGAYGVLADISKLIKSIITESEFDLIVLCGNNHKLRSDMEGLYRENKRVHLLGYTEEMQELMSVSTCLLTKAGGITLTEAIAQSLPVIVYRPLPGQEAGNAEWLSRHSIIDTARDEEQLIACLRQLEKPSYRWERIRRMKAFSRKSSAGFIVSEILDALEHKQPAAGQQKFNIAEGKVKTVHGYL, encoded by the coding sequence ATGAACCCAAACCCTGTAGTGCTGATTGTGACCTCTGCGTTTGGAGACGGTCATGTCAAGGTATCTGAAGCGATTGAACAGTCTTTCAAATCCAGAGGGATCCATCGGGTCCACACCGTTGACCTCTTTGCGGAAGTCCATCCAAGACTGAATGAGCTTTCAAGGAGATTCTATTTAAACCGCGCGGCACTCGCTCAAGCTCTGTATGGCTTAATGTACACGAAGACAAGCGGGATAAAGCCGGGCCGCGGCTTAGGCAGACTGCTGCATTCCCTCGGCAAACGAAAGGTGCGGAAGATTCTGGACGCGATGCGGCCGGATGTCATTATTCATACGTTTCCTTATCTGGCTGCTGCCGAAATTGGCGGGGAGGCCGTGAGCGGAGTGCCGGTATTTACTGTTATGACGGATTATGTTCTCCACGGAAGATGGCTCCATCCGAACACGATGAAGTACTTTGTCGCAACGGAAAGCATGAAGCAGTCACTGCTGGCGGAAGGAGTTGCCGAAGACGCGGCCGTTGTCAGCGGGATTCCGATCCGCCCTGCTTTTGAAACATGGCAGGATCGTGAACGGCTGCTGCACAAGCATGGATTAAACGGCACCAGGCGTTATGTTCTCCTTGCGGCCGGCGCTTACGGCGTCTTGGCCGATATCAGCAAATTAATCAAGAGCATCATTACGGAATCCGAATTCGATTTAATCGTGCTCTGCGGAAATAATCATAAGCTGCGATCCGACATGGAAGGATTGTATCGCGAGAACAAGCGTGTCCATCTGCTTGGTTATACGGAAGAAATGCAGGAGCTGATGAGCGTATCAACTTGCCTGCTGACGAAAGCCGGGGGAATCACGCTTACCGAAGCGATCGCCCAATCCCTTCCGGTCATTGTCTACCGTCCTCTGCCCGGACAGGAGGCAGGCAATGCCGAGTGGCTGTCCCGGCATAGCATCATTGATACCGCGCGGGACGAGGAACAGCTCATCGCTTGTCTTCGTCAATTGGAGAAACCGTCCTACCGGTGGGAACGGATTCGCCGAATGAAGGCTTTTTCACGGAAATCGTCCGCCGGGTTCATCGTCTCCGAAATACTGGATGCTCTGGAGCATAAGCAGCCCGCTGCCGGGCAGCAGAAGTTCAATATCGCCGAAGGGAAGGTGAAGACCGTCCATGGATATCTCTAA
- a CDS encoding ABC transporter ATP-binding protein, producing the protein MGNPIITLEGIGKTFKVAKRAAGVREAAKALFYRKHTFVEALKDISFSIREGEIAGYIGPNGAGKSTTIKVMCGVLVPDEGECRVMSYTPWKSRTAYVGQIGVVFGQRSQLWWDVPVIDSFELLRDIYKVPETRYRKNLAMLTETLALSELIHVPVRQLSLGQRMRCEIAASLLHDPRILFLDEPTIGLDAASKIAVRQFIKTIHKEKGITVILTTHDMNDIEALAERILMIGKGSLLYDGSLDELRGRFGSSRTLTVDYRDCSLPVDIPGAVRHSWSPQQAVYSFDNGKISLADILARLSEQAEILDVAVDSKSVDELILQLYKEHQI; encoded by the coding sequence TTGGGAAACCCTATTATCACATTGGAAGGAATAGGCAAAACCTTTAAAGTGGCCAAACGGGCCGCCGGGGTACGGGAAGCTGCCAAAGCTCTATTTTACCGGAAGCATACATTCGTGGAAGCGCTCAAAGATATCTCCTTCTCGATCCGCGAGGGTGAAATCGCCGGGTACATCGGTCCGAACGGAGCCGGAAAATCGACGACAATCAAAGTGATGTGCGGGGTTCTTGTTCCGGACGAAGGTGAGTGCCGGGTGATGAGCTACACTCCCTGGAAGAGCCGGACGGCCTACGTCGGCCAGATCGGCGTCGTCTTCGGACAGCGCTCCCAGCTCTGGTGGGATGTGCCGGTCATCGATTCCTTCGAGCTGCTGCGGGACATTTATAAGGTGCCCGAAACCCGGTACCGCAAAAATCTCGCCATGCTCACGGAGACGCTGGCGCTGTCCGAGCTGATCCATGTCCCGGTCCGGCAGCTCAGCCTTGGACAGCGGATGCGCTGCGAGATCGCGGCTTCACTCCTCCACGATCCCCGCATTCTTTTTCTCGATGAGCCGACTATCGGTCTGGACGCCGCCAGCAAAATCGCCGTTCGCCAGTTCATCAAGACCATTCACAAGGAAAAGGGCATTACCGTCATTCTTACGACCCACGACATGAACGATATTGAGGCGCTTGCGGAGAGGATTTTGATGATTGGTAAAGGCTCTCTTCTGTACGACGGGTCTCTGGACGAGCTTCGCGGCAGGTTCGGAAGCAGCCGGACCCTTACCGTAGATTACCGGGACTGTTCTCTTCCCGTCGATATTCCCGGCGCAGTGCGCCATTCCTGGTCACCGCAGCAAGCTGTATACAGCTTTGATAACGGGAAAATCAGCCTCGCGGATATCCTTGCACGGCTATCGGAGCAGGCCGAAATTCTCGATGTGGCGGTGGACTCCAAATCGGTCGACGAGCTGATTTTACAGCTCTACAAGGAGCATCAGATATGA
- a CDS encoding ABC transporter permease, which translates to MKMYLSVAKLRFVTNLQYRTAAFAGIVTQLFFGFIFIMVYVAFYSRSSAAPPMSLQEVVTYIWLQQMFLGLIALYFRDPDIFELITGGNIAYELCRPCGIYGFWFTKVLATRVSGVVLRCFPVLLIVLLLPEPYGMSLPPGIGAFLLFLLSLFLGLLMVCAISLLIYISIFWTMSPAGSILMVAAAGEFLAGMILPIPLMPGWMQQLANLLPFRWTVDFPFRVYTGNIPVEEALMGNLVQLFWLALLIGLGLLLISRALRRVVVQGG; encoded by the coding sequence ATGAAGATGTATCTGTCTGTCGCCAAGCTCCGCTTCGTTACGAACCTTCAATACCGCACCGCCGCTTTCGCCGGGATCGTGACCCAGCTTTTTTTCGGCTTCATCTTCATCATGGTATATGTCGCCTTCTACAGCCGCAGCAGCGCTGCGCCGCCCATGAGCTTGCAGGAAGTGGTCACCTACATATGGCTCCAGCAGATGTTTCTTGGCCTCATTGCGCTTTATTTCCGCGACCCGGATATCTTCGAGCTGATCACCGGCGGCAATATCGCTTACGAGCTGTGCCGTCCCTGCGGGATATACGGCTTCTGGTTCACCAAGGTTCTGGCGACACGCGTCTCGGGCGTCGTGCTTCGCTGCTTCCCGGTCCTGTTGATCGTGCTGCTTCTCCCTGAACCCTACGGGATGAGTCTGCCTCCGGGTATCGGGGCTTTTCTGCTGTTTCTGCTGTCCCTGTTCCTGGGTCTGCTCATGGTCTGCGCCATTTCGCTGCTGATTTACATTTCCATCTTCTGGACGATGTCGCCAGCCGGCTCCATCCTGATGGTCGCAGCGGCGGGGGAGTTTCTGGCGGGGATGATTCTGCCGATTCCATTAATGCCGGGCTGGATGCAGCAGCTTGCCAATCTTCTGCCCTTCCGGTGGACGGTGGATTTCCCCTTCCGGGTATATACGGGAAATATTCCTGTAGAAGAAGCGCTAATGGGTAATTTAGTTCAACTATTCTGGCTGGCGCTGTTGATCGGCCTCGGGCTGCTGCTCATCAGCCGGGCGCTGCGGCGAGTCGTCGTGCAAGGAGGTTAA
- a CDS encoding sensor histidine kinase, whose amino-acid sequence MSIRLKFLLSYAAMLVIPMLLLVATALLLTVVYHGDVQSLKSTYESKFEGMEESDTRNLIKHTFLQNPDLLTDNGFLKNFSADMLQKNTTIYIRSGNTVLYASDDLLKKPDFIDELPAFTEAGEEYEPYRTKYNNDWYKVAQFDLLTADGKPVSLFLLTKLDPLVHFVRTFFPILFLSALVVLLLTHVLLTSYMSRSIIRPLLELRRATKLVADGNLNFRVNINSKDELGQLGIAFEKMRSRLQDSIQLQQQYEDNRKELITNISHDLKTPITAIKGYVDGILEGVANSPEKNEKYMRTIAAKAGEMDRLIDELFLYSKLDMQKHPFSFETVPIFPFLADWAEELEIELEKKGVQLQIEMDSREEAWVSVDRDSFKRVLGNIIQNSLKYMDKPEKKITVNTRLEAGRFILAIGDNGPGISPESAPFIFDRFYRAEQSRNTNTGGSGLGLAIAKQIIAGHGGEIYAESEEGAGTTVYIVLSIEKGAPEHGANDTDC is encoded by the coding sequence ATGTCCATTCGTTTGAAATTTCTGCTGTCCTATGCGGCCATGCTTGTAATCCCTATGCTTCTGCTTGTCGCTACCGCCTTGCTGCTGACCGTAGTGTACCACGGGGATGTCCAGAGTCTGAAGAGCACCTACGAAAGTAAATTCGAAGGAATGGAAGAGAGCGACACCCGCAATCTAATTAAACACACCTTTCTGCAAAATCCGGATTTACTAACGGACAACGGGTTCCTGAAGAATTTTTCCGCAGACATGCTCCAAAAGAATACAACCATCTATATCCGTTCCGGCAATACCGTGCTGTACGCTTCAGACGATCTTTTGAAGAAACCGGATTTCATCGATGAACTGCCTGCTTTCACAGAGGCGGGAGAAGAGTACGAGCCCTACCGGACAAAATATAACAATGATTGGTACAAGGTTGCCCAATTTGATTTGCTGACCGCTGACGGCAAGCCCGTAAGCCTTTTTTTGCTGACCAAGCTTGATCCTTTGGTTCACTTTGTCAGAACTTTCTTTCCCATCTTGTTCCTGTCCGCACTGGTCGTGCTTCTGTTGACACATGTCCTGCTGACTTCCTATATGTCGAGGAGCATAATCCGCCCATTGCTTGAACTGCGAAGAGCAACGAAGCTGGTGGCCGATGGCAACTTGAACTTCCGGGTCAATATCAACAGTAAAGACGAGCTGGGACAGCTGGGAATAGCCTTCGAGAAAATGAGATCCCGGCTCCAGGATTCCATACAGCTGCAGCAGCAATATGAGGATAACCGCAAGGAATTGATTACGAACATCTCCCATGATCTGAAGACACCCATTACAGCGATTAAAGGCTATGTTGACGGAATATTGGAAGGCGTGGCCAACTCACCCGAAAAAAACGAGAAGTACATGCGCACCATTGCTGCGAAGGCGGGAGAAATGGACAGGTTGATTGACGAGCTGTTTCTGTACTCCAAGCTGGATATGCAGAAGCATCCCTTTTCCTTCGAAACCGTGCCGATTTTCCCGTTTTTGGCGGATTGGGCGGAGGAGCTGGAGATCGAGCTGGAGAAGAAGGGCGTGCAGCTGCAAATCGAAATGGATAGTAGGGAAGAAGCCTGGGTATCGGTGGACCGCGATTCGTTTAAACGGGTGCTTGGCAACATTATTCAGAACAGCCTGAAATATATGGATAAACCGGAGAAGAAAATAACGGTCAATACCCGTCTGGAAGCCGGGCGTTTCATTCTTGCCATCGGAGATAACGGTCCTGGGATTTCGCCGGAATCGGCCCCGTTTATTTTTGACCGGTTCTACCGCGCGGAGCAGTCGAGAAATACGAACACGGGAGGCAGCGGTCTGGGGCTTGCCATTGCCAAGCAGATCATCGCGGGCCACGGGGGAGAAATCTATGCGGAGAGCGAGGAGGGCGCTGGAACGACCGTTTACATTGTGTTATCGATAGAGAAGGGGGCGCCGGAACATGGAGCGAACGATACTGATTGTTGA